Part of the Eshraghiella crossota genome is shown below.
GCAAGATTCACGGCGGACCATTGACCTGTAGGTAACCAATCCACGTATAACAGAGTGGCCAAGGCCGGGGACTGTTAGATCTGAGGCTCTGCCTCTGTACCCAGTGTTAAAATTTAGAGAAAGGAAAATGTGGTGATTTCTTGCAATTTACTCTTGACAAGAGGTCACTTCATAACAGGTGGTTACAACTAAACACATCGGGAAAAGCCCGATTCAATCATTACAACAGGCTATGCCTGATCATATAGAGTAACTTTTAACAGCCAGTTAGGGATTATCACTGCTGGCTTATTTTTTTATCGAAAAGGAGACAAACAACATGAGAAAAGAACAGATTATTACAGCAAATAACAATCAGATGGAGGAGAAAGGCATGAAGGGTAGATTCATTCACTTAAAAAAGAGATTCGTTCCGGCATTATCCGGGGCACTTATGGGAGTGTAATGAAGATGGATATGAGGAGCCTTTTGGGGATGTGACTGTGAATTTGTCGGTTGCAGCACCAAATTACTGCTGATATCTGAATGTGAATGACATACCGGATATGACCTTGGAGAGCTTGTCTATGATGAAGGCGGCGAAGGAAGTTGTATAATATACGAATATATTATTATGTTGATTTGAGATTTGAGCGGTTATTCGCACAAAGCCTAACAGAGTGTATTATTACTTGACTATGCAAAGTGACATATTATTTAAAATCTTCAAAATGAATATATTTGACTTGTAACATAAAATGAGTTACAATTCAAGTGTATTAAGGAGGTGAAGCTTTGAGAGAGTATTTAGAACAAATTTTACATCAAAGTATTCAGGAACATCCATATGAATCTTTGGAAAAGTTGCCATTGGGATGTAGAAATGCATTTGCATTATCAATCGTGGAAATTCAAAAACAAGAAATTCTCATAGCAGCACCGATTGAAACAATGAATTTGACAGAACTACGTAAGATGAGGATTCAATTAGAGAGATATACGGGATTTCAATGTGTTTTTTATTTAAAAAAAACAAACTGGTATTCAGTTCCTAAGATGGTGGAAGAAGGAATTCCTTTTATATGGGAAAATCATCAGATATACCTTCCTTTTATGGGGTTACTTTTGCAAAGAAATGAACACAGAAAACCGAAGCGTTGTTCTATCATTTCATTTTTAACGCAGAAATTATTATTGAAAGCCTTATATGAAGGTTGGCAAGATGTATCAGCTGTACAGGCAGCTGAGAAACTTGAAGTATCTAGGATGTCAATTACTAGATGCTATGATGAAATTGAGGCGTTAGGCATGTCATTTATAAAAATGAATGGAAGATCAAGACGTTTCTTTGCTTCTGTTGATAAGAAAGCAATGTGGGAGGATATGCGCCCATTTTTGCGAAATCCAATTATTCGGGAGTTTAGACTTGAAAAAAAACCGGATGCAGAAATGATTTTAGGAGGCATATCAGCATTAGCAGAATATTCCATGTTGTCAGAAGAACGTTATGTTACGTATGCGGTAGAAAAAAATCAGATTAGTGAGTTGGGATTAAAGTCAATTCATGAAGTACCGAATAATGAAGAACCAGTATGTATAGTACAGGAAGTGGGATATATATTACCATTTAAGGATAAAAAAGCAGTAGATCCGCTTTCACTGAGTTTGATGTTGTCAGATGCTGATATGGAAGATCCTCGTGTGGAGAACTGTTTAAATGAAATGCTGGAGGAATTGATATGGTAAAAGGAATAGAAATTTTTCAAGAATATTTTAAGGAATACACAGACCAATATGTATTAATTGGAGGTGCGGCTTGTAGCGTTTCTTTTGAGGAACAGGAGATTAACTTCGGACGAACAACGAAAGATCTTGATATTGTTCTAATTGTTGAGGCTAGGACAAAAGAGTTTGGAGAACAATTCTGGAAGTTTATTAGAGATGGTAGGTATAGAATTCGAGCAAAAAGTAATGGTGAACCACAGTTTTACAGATTTGATAAGCCAGAAGATGAGCGTTTTCCAAAGATGATAGAATTATTTTCGAGAACGAATTATATGCTACAAGAGGAAAATGGATTGACGCCAATCCACATAGATGATTCGGTATCAAGTCTCTCGGCTATTCTATTGAATGATGCCTATTATCGGGCTTTGCTTGACGGAAGAGAGATTATGATGGGAATTTCTGTATTGAAACCAGAATGGATTATTCCATTTAAGGCAAAAGCATGGCTTGATCTTAAGGAAAAACAAGATGTGGATTCATCAGATATTAAGAAGCATCGAAATGATATTATACGTATTCTGGCAGATATGCCATTACAAAAGTGCATTCTTCCAGAAGAAGTGCGAAATGATATGAGGATGTTTATAGAGCAGTTTGATGTAACAGAAAGTGAATTGAAGAATTTAAGAATCCGGGGAACAAAGTCGGAGGATATTAAACAGGCGTTGAAAGATATATATTTGGATTAAAAAAATAAAGTTGTGAAGGCGACTATAGATCAGAAATGATTTGTGGTCGTCTTTTTTGTATGCCCAAATGTCTTGTTTACACGACATAACTGTAGCGTTAACACGGTCGGCATTTGGGGTTGCACGGGCTACAATATAACTGTGCTTGAGATACAGCACAGTCACTTGTGAGAGTGGGACAATTATTTATGAGATTATTTGCTGGATTGCTATAAGAATCTGATGAAACGACCTTTCAAAAAACAGTTGATTTAGAAGTTAACTGTTTTTGAAAGGCCGTTTTTGCTATATCTAACAGTCTGTTGTACAAAGAAGATTTTGCATGGATGAAAAAACAAACCTTGTTGAGGTTAAATTGAGATTGACTTTGTATTGTATCAGTATGAAATAAAAAGTAATCAGGTGATGTACAATGAAAAAGCATAAAATATGTAAAATCCTTCTTGTTATACTGGCAATTTTTTTATGTGTGGCTTTTTATGAATTGCTCGGAATCTGCGTTGCATATAAAAAGCAGCTGGAAGTGTCCAATACAACCAAAAAAGAAACAAAAAATGGGTCATGGAACGAATGCAGTGAAAATACAGAACGGGCAGTAATCATAGAAAAGAATCCAGAAGCGCTTTTACAAAGAGTGCGTTTGATCAAGAATGCAAAAAAGGAAATTATTCTTTCTACTTTTGCATTTCAATCCGATGAAAGTGGAAAATTGATTTTAGGAGCACTGCATGATGCGGCAGACAGAGGTGTACATATTCGTCTGTTAGTAGATGGAATGGAGAGCTGGGTTGATATGGAAGGAAATCCATATTTCTATGGATTATCTTCTCATGAGAATGTTGAAATTAAACTATATAATAAGGCCAATCCGTTGAAACCATGGAAGATGATGGGTAGAATGCATGATAAATATTTGATTGCAGATGGAAAGAGATATATTCTTGGGGGAAGAAATACATACAATTATTTCCTGGGTGATTTTCCGGGACATAAGAATTATGACAGAGACGTGTTAGTGGTTTGCGATGAACCTGAGAAAGAAAATTCAGTTAACCAGTTGTCAGAGTATTTTGAAACGATATGGGAACAAGAAGACAGTGGTTATTTTCATGACAATAAAAAACTGGCAAATAGAAAATCTGTAAAGAACGCAGTTTTAGAGTTGCAGAACGGCTATCAGAAATATTTTGAAGAGAATAAGGAAAGAATCTGCGATACCGATTACACGGACGAAACTTTTGAGACAGAAAAGATTGCATTAGTGTCAAATCCTATTCACACAGGTTCCAAAGAACCAGTAGTGTGGTATCAGTTGGGAGAATTGATGAAAAATGCAAAAAATCGTGTGAAAATTCATACACCATATATTATCTGTAATGATATGATGTATAATACATGGGAGGAGATTGCAGAGAACGTTTCAGATTTTTCTATCATGACAAATTCAGTTGCGAATAATGGGAATCCATTTGGGGCTGCCGATTATGCGAAAAACAGAAATAGAATCTTAAGTACAGGAATTAATATCTGGGAATATGAAGGCGGTTATTCATACCACGGAAAAAGTATTCTGATTGACGATGATCTGTCTGTAATCGGTTCCTTTAATATGGACATGAGAAGTGCATATCTGGATACGGAACTGATGCTTGTAATTCGCAGTAAAGATATTAATAAACAGTTGGAAGAGGGCATGATGGAATATGAAAGAGTGTCCCGACAGGTATTGGAAGATGGAACCTATCGTGATCCGTATCATGTAGAGCCAATTGAATTGACAAAGAAGCGTCAGAGAAACATACTTTTGGTACATCATCTGCTTGGATGGGCAAGATATCTGTTCTGATAAAGGAGGAAGAAGATCGTGTTTCAAATATTAATTGTAGAAGATGATAAAGAATTAAGCCAGCTATTCCAAAAAGTGCTTGAGAAGAATGGATATCAAGTCAAAAGTGCATCGGATGGAGCACAGGCATTAGAAGTATTGGATAAGGAATATATTGATCTGATCATTTCTGATATTATGATGCCGGTTATGGATGGCTATGAACTGGTGTCAGAACTTCGTTCAGCAGGATATCAGATACCAGTGCTTATGATCACTGCGAAAGGTTCCTTTGATGATATGCGCCAGGGATTTCTTTCGGGAAGTGACGATTATATGGTAAAACCGGTAAATGTGAATGAAATGGTTTTAAGAGTCGGAGCACTGCTTCGCCGTGCACAGATACTGAATGAACACAAAATTGTGATCGGTTCAACAGAGTTTGATTATGATGCAATGACGGTTACAACTGATAAGGAAAGTCTTGTTTTGCCTAAAAAAGAATTCCTGCTTTTATATAAGCTTGCAGCTTCGCCAGGCAGAACATTTACAAAACAACAGTTGATGGATGAAGTATGGGGATACGAGACGGAGGCAGACCCACATACGATAGAGGTACATATAGGAAGAATCAGAGAGCGTTTTAAAGATAACCCTGATTTTGAAATCGTAACAATGCGTGGAATTGGATACAAGGTGGTGAAAAAATAATGGAACAAAAGAAAGAAAAAGGATTGCGGATCCGATCCTGTCTGACTGGTGCAATCTGGCTGGCACTTGTATTTTCAACAGTCATATCTGCTTTATTATTTGCTTTTTTGAATCATTTTTTTAATCTGCCGGGCAGCATACCTGTGCTTGGCTGGCTTTTGATTTTCAATACATTGATTGCAGGGCTGATCACTTCCTTTATTAATGCAAAGTTACTAGAACCAATTACCAGACTTAGTAAAGCAATGAAGGAAGTTTCTCGGGGAGATTTTGAACAGCATTTGGAAACGAACAGCCGTATAGCAGAAGTCGGAGAATCTTATCAGAGTTTTAATGTGATGACAAAAGAACTTCGTGCAACAGAGGTGCTGCAGATGGATTTTGTATCTAATGTTTCTCATGAGTTTAAGACCCCGATTAATGCCATTGAAGGGTATACAATGCTTCTTCAGGGAGAAGAACTGTCTCAGGAGCAAGAGGAATATGTAGAAAAAATCCTGTTTAATACCCAAAGGCTTTCCGGATTGGTTGGAAATATTTTGCTGTTATCCAAGTTAGAGAATCAGAACATACCAATGAAAAAAACAGAATATCGTTTGGATGAACAGATCCGTCAGGCATTTCTTTCCCTGGAGACAAAATGGACAGAAAAAGAAATTGGTTTCCAGGTAGAGCTGGAGGAAGTTAAATATACTGGAAATGAAGGACTTTTTATGCATATCTGGATAAATCTTTTGGATAATGCGATTAAGTTCAGTCCTGCAAAGGGGACAATTATGATGTTTCTGAAGCAGGAAAAGGATTCTGTAATGTTTATTCTGGAAGATGAAGGACCGGGAATAGAGGATGATGTGAAAACCAGAATATTTGATAAATTTTATCAGGCAGACGGTTCTCACAAAGCAGAAGGAAATGGTCTCGGCCTTGCACTTGTGAAACGGATCGTAGATAGTGCTGGCGGGACAATCAAGGCAGAAAACCGGGAATATGGTGGATGCAGATTTGTTGTAGAGCTTCCAATACAGAAAGATGAGGCCATATAAGTTTAAGAAAAACAGATAGAGGAGGAATTACATGACATTTTATCAGGAATTGCAGTTAAATCAGGCAGGTTCTAAAAATCTGTTGAAAAAGAGTGAAACAGTGAAAGAAAAATCATATCATATACTGGTATATTTGGTAAAGATAGCTGTTACAATGGCATTTTGTTTTTTATTTGTTACTATTTTCAGTATCTTATTTGGAAATGAGAATAGTATTGTGGGTGTAGTAGTTTTATTATGCCTTATGGTATTTCGGAATGCGGATCTGGGGATCCACACCGGACAATCTACAATGCTTTTGGCTTTGTTCTTTGTAATTATGACTGTATGTCCGCATTTAGCAAATCAGTTTTCACCGGTATTGGGAATGCTGTTAAATATTGCGGCACTGGCTGTGTTGATTCTGTTCGGATGCCATAATCCATTCATGTTTAATCAATCTACATTGGTTCTTGGGTATCTACTGCTATATGGTTATGATGTTACGGGAAAAAGCTATCAGATGCGATTAGTCGGAATGGCTTTAGGTGCAGCACTTACCTGCTTCGTATTTTATCGAAATCATAAAAACAGAACTTATAAAAGAAATCTGAAAGATCTGATACAAGAATTTGATATCACTTCTTCCAGAACAAAATGGCAGATATGTCAGATTTTATGCGTACCGATTGTTCTTTGCATTGCAGAACTTTGTAATATGCCACGTGCAATGTGGGCTGGTATTGCGGCCATGTCCGTGATTTTGCCGTTTATGGAAGATATGCACTACAGAGTCCGTAAAAGGATTGTCGGAAATATTGCAGGTGTTATATGTTTTACAGTATTATATTTTCTGCTTCCTTCGTCAATCTATGCATATATAGGAATTCTTGGTGGAATCGGTGTAGGATTTTCAGCACAATATGGCTGGCAGGCAGTATTTAACACATTTGGTGCTTTAGCCATTGCTGCAGAGACTTATGGACTACAAGGAGCGGTTAGTCTTAGAGTGATTCAAAATGTTTTTGGTGTTGTGTTTGCTTTAGCATTTTGTGTTATATTTTATTGGTTTATGTCTAAAAAAAAGGAAAGTGATGTGACCGTACATGCAGAGTGAAGTGAATCAGGAAGAAAATTTGAATAGAATTATTACGGTTCCTAATCTTCTTTCTTTTTTTCGGCTTTGTCTGATTCCGGTAATTATATGGAGTTATTGTGTAAAGAAAAATCCTCTGTTAGCTGGTGAAATCTTATTGCTGTCTGGTATTACGGATCTTGCTGATGGATATATCGCAAGAAGATTCCATAGGATTAGTAATTTAGGAAAAATACTTGATCCGGTGGCTGATAAGCTGACACAGGCAGCGATGTTAATCTGTCTGTTTACTCGTTTTCCGCATATGCTTCTTTTAATCGTAATAATGGCAGGTAAGGAGCTGTATATGGTAGTCAGTGGATGTCTTGTGATACGAAAGACAGGAAAAGTACATGGTGCAGACTGGCATGGAAAGATAGTAACCTTTTTATTATATGGAACTGCAGCGGTGCATATTATATGGTTCCACATTACACCAATGGTATCAGATCTGTTGATTGGTTTGTGCGCTATAATGATGGCCATATCGGTCGCTCTGTATATTATCCAGAATACCAGGACTCTTAAGGGAGAGACTGTATAAGCAATTTTATATTGCAATGACTAGAAAATATTTAGGAGAAGATAGATATAAACATTAAGTCAAACACACAAACTATGGAGTCTTTAGTCGGTTTAATAAAATTTTAGATAGAAAATAAATCATTCAATGTCATTTAGATAAGGTTTTTTATGACAAAAAGACAGATTGCTTATC
Proteins encoded:
- a CDS encoding phospholipase D family protein, whose product is MKKHKICKILLVILAIFLCVAFYELLGICVAYKKQLEVSNTTKKETKNGSWNECSENTERAVIIEKNPEALLQRVRLIKNAKKEIILSTFAFQSDESGKLILGALHDAADRGVHIRLLVDGMESWVDMEGNPYFYGLSSHENVEIKLYNKANPLKPWKMMGRMHDKYLIADGKRYILGGRNTYNYFLGDFPGHKNYDRDVLVVCDEPEKENSVNQLSEYFETIWEQEDSGYFHDNKKLANRKSVKNAVLELQNGYQKYFEENKERICDTDYTDETFETEKIALVSNPIHTGSKEPVVWYQLGELMKNAKNRVKIHTPYIICNDMMYNTWEEIAENVSDFSIMTNSVANNGNPFGAADYAKNRNRILSTGINIWEYEGGYSYHGKSILIDDDLSVIGSFNMDMRSAYLDTELMLVIRSKDINKQLEEGMMEYERVSRQVLEDGTYRDPYHVEPIELTKKRQRNILLVHHLLGWARYLF
- a CDS encoding response regulator transcription factor, which encodes MFQILIVEDDKELSQLFQKVLEKNGYQVKSASDGAQALEVLDKEYIDLIISDIMMPVMDGYELVSELRSAGYQIPVLMITAKGSFDDMRQGFLSGSDDYMVKPVNVNEMVLRVGALLRRAQILNEHKIVIGSTEFDYDAMTVTTDKESLVLPKKEFLLLYKLAASPGRTFTKQQLMDEVWGYETEADPHTIEVHIGRIRERFKDNPDFEIVTMRGIGYKVVKK
- a CDS encoding HAMP domain-containing sensor histidine kinase, which gives rise to MEQKKEKGLRIRSCLTGAIWLALVFSTVISALLFAFLNHFFNLPGSIPVLGWLLIFNTLIAGLITSFINAKLLEPITRLSKAMKEVSRGDFEQHLETNSRIAEVGESYQSFNVMTKELRATEVLQMDFVSNVSHEFKTPINAIEGYTMLLQGEELSQEQEEYVEKILFNTQRLSGLVGNILLLSKLENQNIPMKKTEYRLDEQIRQAFLSLETKWTEKEIGFQVELEEVKYTGNEGLFMHIWINLLDNAIKFSPAKGTIMMFLKQEKDSVMFILEDEGPGIEDDVKTRIFDKFYQADGSHKAEGNGLGLALVKRIVDSAGGTIKAENREYGGCRFVVELPIQKDEAI
- a CDS encoding FUSC family protein produces the protein MTFYQELQLNQAGSKNLLKKSETVKEKSYHILVYLVKIAVTMAFCFLFVTIFSILFGNENSIVGVVVLLCLMVFRNADLGIHTGQSTMLLALFFVIMTVCPHLANQFSPVLGMLLNIAALAVLILFGCHNPFMFNQSTLVLGYLLLYGYDVTGKSYQMRLVGMALGAALTCFVFYRNHKNRTYKRNLKDLIQEFDITSSRTKWQICQILCVPIVLCIAELCNMPRAMWAGIAAMSVILPFMEDMHYRVRKRIVGNIAGVICFTVLYFLLPSSIYAYIGILGGIGVGFSAQYGWQAVFNTFGALAIAAETYGLQGAVSLRVIQNVFGVVFALAFCVIFYWFMSKKKESDVTVHAE
- a CDS encoding CDP-alcohol phosphatidyltransferase family protein is translated as MQSEVNQEENLNRIITVPNLLSFFRLCLIPVIIWSYCVKKNPLLAGEILLLSGITDLADGYIARRFHRISNLGKILDPVADKLTQAAMLICLFTRFPHMLLLIVIMAGKELYMVVSGCLVIRKTGKVHGADWHGKIVTFLLYGTAAVHIIWFHITPMVSDLLIGLCAIMMAISVALYIIQNTRTLKGETV